In Oryza sativa Japonica Group chromosome 1, ASM3414082v1, the genomic stretch CATCTCATGACAACGATGAGGGAGAAGGGAACCTATCTTTCGTTTTACTCATGTAGGTCTTCCATCCCTAAGATCTTTTagtgtttctttttttagttCTTTGCCGCCGACGACTACATTTATGAGGTATACTTGCATAATAAAACTTGTTTATTGATGTGTCGATTAACCAATATTGACACGATCGAGTTCGGATTTTGATGATCCAACTATAGCTACTTTAactagttttgtttttttttcggatTTAGGCAGCTAGCCGGATAATCTCTACTAAGAAATTAGAAGTGTTTCCGTCGTCCGTTCATGAAAAAAGAGCGGAAAAAATCGAATCCGATTATATGCGacatggtaaaaaaaatgtgacacggtaaaaaaaattaaatccgattccgtcgacgcggtaaaaaaaagggcgaaaaaaacgaatcttttcgattttaaaaaaagaaacaaactcCCGTCTGTTTCcaaggaaaaaaatagaacCGCTGGCCATATCCTTTTGGGCCGAATAGGACTTGGTTTGAATTATACCAAGTCCTATTCGGTTAGCATCACCAGGAAAACAAgtgcatatatacacacacacgtaGTATAAAGAATCACAACACATAACAAAGAATCACAGACAACCTTATAGCACTTAGCACTGAGGAATATTAGTTTATAAGGTTGCTGATGAAGATTTTGCCCTAAGTGAGGAAAATTGGTCTCATTGTATTAACCCATTAACCAAGGTAATAAATAGCAAATAGCAAGCTGGTAGAATCATAGATAGCAGGTATATTATTATGGGCACAAATTTCAACAGAAGAACGAAAAAAATATCACCATAAGTTTAGATTATATATCAATACTAACATCGGGTTTCACATAATAGCATAAGAATTACAAATTAACATAAATGAATGCAATATAAAGAAGACACACGATGTTAAGTTCTTGTATATATCCATGCACGAATCAAGAACATCGTTTATATATGTATCATTCGACTATAACGTCTATACGCGTTCGTTACATGTGAGAGACACACGTTTTTCAAGTTTTTGAATGCAGTTGATATGATCAACTTAACGGTGAGCATTGACTTGTTTTTTTCACTCGGTTATGCATGCATTCATACACACCATAATTGCATATGCATGCGTACTGATTGACCATATGATCGAGATGCACATGAGCTTTTTGCATCGTTGCCCTGCTGCAGATGACTGCAGCTATCAGCTGCTATGCATGCTATAGTTTAGTTTGTGGTCCGATCAAGATCgatcatacatacatatacacacacgATGCATAAAGCGATAGATCGAGAGGGTTGGATACTTGGATCATGGTGAGGGAGACGCGCGTATACGGGGCCCAGGAGATCGATCTATCAGTTctctgaatatatatataaaaactttGGCAATGCAGATGCAGATGCCAGTGACACCCCCACACATCATCAGATCGATGCATTATGCACGGCATTCATACAGGTGATCGATGGATCgatgagaaagagagaaagaaagaaattaaaagGGCATGGCAATGGCATGCAGCTAGCTGCAGCAAGAGGCAGCCAGCGAGAGAGGTGCATGCAGTGGCAGTAGCAGTGTATATATCTGTGTAGCTAATGCTGCATGAAATGGCAGGAGTATGCAGGGCCAGGGGGGCGCCAATGCAATGCAACACTAGAGGTATCTCTATCGATCAGGAGGCTCCTGCTTGTTGTCTTCTACCTCTGGCCTCCCTCACATGAGATgagagagacgacgacgacccctgAGAGCTGCAAACCtggcctgcctgcctgccctgCTGCCCACTGTGCAAATCTTTCACTACTCCTCCTCTCCCTGTCCTTTCTTTCTGTCCTCTTGCCCTGCCATCCATGCCTGCTCCTCTATATGCATCCATCTCCTGGCTCTAACTTGAGTTACATCCCCTTAATTAATTTGGTCAAATGTTAGTTAGTTGTGCACAATTACAACAAGTCGATTTATGTATCGTTTGAATGATATATATGGGGTGAATAGCCAAAGTGGTCCTCCAAGTTTCATCTGAGGCTTAGTTTAGTCCTTAATGTGTCAATTTGTCCATATTAGTACTTCAAGTTTTAattttagttcaaacttatccttgaacCCACTTAAAAGCCACATGGCTAAACATAACCAACAACTCTCTCgataaatgacacttataccccATCATACacttatataagagaaaaaattgcatgcaatgaattttttttatagataatgcatAGTAAGTTATGTACaacgaaaataaattatgtacttgCAAGTGTATACGATAGCCATTAGGTtaagtttcatgtgcacatgttgaaaGAATGGGAATTACATATGCAACATTGTTTATTCATCTtggttttctcttttctattaTATAGTTGTtacaaattaagggcaaaagggacattttctaatagaaatgTTAACTAGAAATAGCCATATAACATATTAAGTGGGTAAAAGGATGAGtttaagccaaaacaaatatttagaGGACCTATGTGGACAAAACGAAACCTGAAGGATCAAATTGAGCCTTCGATGAGacttgagggactaaattagctattcacccatatatatgtgtattgtTAACCAAGATTCGATGGGTGGCTTTTAGCAAGCATAACATGAATATGTGACCCATGCATGCATATCGTCTAGCTAGGGACACACACTTCAACCTGAGTCCTGATATATGCATGCTTTTAGGACCCAACATCCTTGAATATATACTGCCTCTGTTAGTTATCTTAGTACAGTGTCacacatattttagaaaacaTATACACATGTTTTTAAAAGGAGAAATTTTACGTTTCTTGAGAAAATATCTCGAGGTAAATTTTGCACTAAAAATTTTAGTACCTCGAGATACATATATAGTATTTGGaggtactatttttttttaaaaaaaaatgatacctTCTGGTACCTTCTTAAGAATGTCAAAATTATCCTTTTAAAAGACATATAGTAATTGTGTACTCTTTATCTTGGGTTGGCAGTTTTTAGGTTGTTTCTTCTTGATGGTTGGTTTCATCTTTTAAGTTTCTTTGAACTTCATTTATTTTAAGTGTGAGATTATAATAATTGGCTATAGCTCTTTGAGCAAAAGCCAGTatgttatattccattatctaaaaaaaagacatatAGTAGGCCAGGTACATCAGCTAGCATCCAACTGATGGAAGATCCAAATGGAAAATGATCAGTTGTCCATACACATATATACCATTTCACATTAAACATGAAATAATCTTTGACAAATTTAAGCATATGCCTGAAAAGGTTTTTCATCTTTAATTTGCTCCCTCGAGTAAGTATAGGGCCTCCATTCTCTTCAACTCAACACAAATTGGAGTATGTTGTGGATGTGAGATTTTGCCCGATTATATATTCATGCTGAAATTTAACTACTCCTAATTACTCTGAAAGTTCTACAAATTAAAGATCATGTGAACTTTTGCTAGGGGCCTTAATTTAGTGAGGAACCATTTTTGTTCTTTTACTTGAAAGGAAGCGAATACAACATGGGATCGAGAAAAAATCTATAGTTAGCTATAGCACGAGCTCTAACAAATTTTGTAAGAGAATGAGCGGAGGTGGGttagatattaatgatattttcccttcatcctaaaatataagcattgcTGGCTATGTATCTAACCAGTGTTTAAATACATAGGCAGAAatgcttatatatattttttattttcttattgtCCTTACTCTTAGGGTATTATATGTCTCCCAAGCATGGAAGGAACGTATCGAAGATTGGCTAGGAGTAAATCAACCGGTGTTTATATGAATGTTAAAGCAGGTTTCACAAAACCGACTAGTTCTTTCTTATTTTCGTACGACATTTACAGAAATTAAGTTGTCGGTTTTCACCAGTTTTTTGGTAAACTAGTGAGGAGAggtttatattttcaaaaggaAAAGGTAAACCCTAGTCTTGTCTTTGTCCATGTTTTCTTGTTTGATCATATCTCATCCCCTACCAATGCCTACATTAATTTGTCTGGGCTTACATGGCCAGGCCAAGCCAGTGCTACAAACCTGCTTGAATGTTGCAACCCATTGTAGTGTGTGTGACTGTGTAtgtgagagagaaagagtgggagagagagagagggagagggagagagatctcACATGAAAACCATGTATGTCAATGTCATTAGCACTATCCAACACAGGTCCTATCACTTGTACTGGTGAAGGTCTCGGTGTCTCACATTTTCCATACACACATCCCTCCAAAGGCACTTTTTACTGCCCATGTATCCTCCCTGGCCTCCTCTACCCTAAACTCCCAGTACTTGACAACAGCTCTTcctagcatgcatgcatcctaCTAGACCTCAAAGGCTAAGCCATATGCATGCGCCTATAGGGGCCCCTAGCTTGTGCATACTCTTTCTCAACTAAATTCAGAACCAGGGCTTTGTAAGAGGTGCCCTTGTCTTTATTACCTTACCCTCtagtatctctctctctctctctctctctcttcttctcaaGAGCTCTctgcaatgcatgcatgcatatggccTACACAATGCAACCACAGGTTGAAGGAGAAAGATGCAAACAAAGGACACACATAGGCCTATAACCTACACTAGATGATGGATATGGGTACAGATGTGTGTGCGCATGCATGTGTGATGTTTGTGTGTTTGATCCCTTTGCACAAGATCTAAAGAAAAAGAGGGCGTAGCTTACTCTATTTAATGATTCAATATATgcaggagagaagagaggtctCACTCTCAGCAGCATGCATATCTGCTGCTGCATTGCTGCTTACAAAGTGATACTACAGTGCAGTGTTAAGAGAGTAGTGGTGCTGTGGCTGTGGGGCTTTCtttcagctcagctcagctgccCTACAGCTAATAGTGTGGACACTCACCTACACATATTGACATACAGTCATCGCCATACCATACGTCCTCTTCTCTGATCCTCCtcgatctcgatcgatcgatctctctttgGATAGATAATAATAACAACGCAACAAATACTGCATTCCTCGCACTTGGATTACAGCCATCACATACTCCAAGAATCATATATGCACAGGCAGCATCTTACTCTCTCACTCTTAAtcagatggagagagagagaggggtagtaGTGGTAGTAGTGTACGTAGGTGTACCAGTGTATGTGAATGTGTGacaggagagagaaagggacGGCTGTGCAGAGGTGAACTGATAGAGAACTTTCAGGCTTCTCTCTCCCCCAGCTACCAAGCTCTACTACTGCTTCTCTCACTCTATCTACACCCCAAACCAACACTTTTAAGACAGCCGTTCCCCAATGCATTTGCTGTTCCCAAACTGCAGTGTCTTTTTGCTTTTGTGTCATGTACTAAATCAATAATACTTGTACTCTTTTCTCTCTACACAGTCAGGCACATCACTGAGCTGATGAGAGCTCTACTCAACGCGTCTCAAGTCGATCTCAAACCCCACACACACAGCATCCGATATATATCTCGatcccctcttttctttttcttccggCCTCTCCTTCCAAAAGCCTCATTTGCATCATAGTGTTCAGCTGTTTCTCTCCCTGCTGCTCTCTGCTCCACCATGTAAGAAGGAGCCTACAAGCACAACTACCCCTCATGACTTTTTTGTGTCTTCTTCTATTGTTCATCTCCATGTTATGTACATCTTCCCTCTGAAACACTGCTGTCTTTGTGTGTCTTGTTTATATGTGCACATATCTTGTCTTGTTTtttcagcaatttttttttccaaacagtCACTCTTGGATGTGTCTGTTTGTGTGTGTAAATCCGATATTACCTGTAATCTTTTCTATGCATACATCATATATACCTGCATTTTTACTACTAGCTCCTGTTACTTATCACAACTATCTAGCCTACTATGGATCTCCATGAACAGCTTGTTTTCTACTATGTCATTCTAGTACTATATAAAACTACTATGCATAGATTCATTCTTGTTGTCGGCACAGTGCACTACTACTTGTGTTCTATCGGCATCTTGTTGGGCTACCTCGCTCTTGAGTTCCTGTGTGCTCATCATTGTGCAAACAGGAACTTGTTGATCCATCTGTGAATCTGTATCTTCAACAAGTTGTATATATACGTACTAAATggtttcctcttcttcttcttcttcgctaTGAACTCATCAAGGAGACAAGAAGGGAGCCCCCTGGACCTGAACAACCTGCCGGATGAGTTCGGCAAGCAAACGGTGGAGAGCTCAACGACCACCGCCGCATCCAGCGCCGAAGCATCCAGTAAGGATATCACTGCAACATTCATAACCAGCAAATGCTAGTACATATATAGCTTTAATGTAGAGTAAAAAAGATAGATTTTTgttttgtgtgtgtgtctgAATGTGGTCATCTACTTAAAATTTTCTCCTGAACCGTCTCGATCATTACatggaaaaaagaaaaccttAATTGTTGCATTTTAGATAAAGGAAGTACAGTTACATAGCTTCAGAATGGGATAACTGAATGATTAGCTAATTGTTTACAGGGGTTACTAAGAAGAAGAGTAATGGAGGGAAGGATGAAGCTGGCAAGGTGTACGAGTGTAGGTTCTGCTCCCTCAAGTTCTGCAAATCTCAAGCGCTGGGTGGCCACATGAATCGCCACCGCCAAGGCAATATCACACAACAACCTACCTAGCTATATAatcgatattttttttatcaaagaaCCAATTTGATCGATCACAAATATATGAAGAAGTTCGTTTTTTTTATCTTCCACGCATCTAATATATTCTAATCCAACAGTAACCATTTATATCCTTAAGAAAAAGATTCAATTTTTTGATCTTCCATGCATCTAATCTCGCATTCCCTTTGCCTCTAACTTGTGGGATATTGGGATTTGATCTTTCAGAGAGGGAGACCGAAACCCTCAACCGCGCCAGGCAGCTCGTCTTCGGCAACgacagcctcgccgccgtcggcgcacAGCTCAAGTATGCATATCACATCGATCGATCTAAGCGTGAATTAAATCTCCATTAATTTGCAAGTTGTGTCGTCTCGCCCGATCCTTCCTTTCTCATCATCGACTAGGGTTTCTTATGAAAGCTTTCTTGCTACAGTTTCAGGGATGTGAAcatgggaggaggcggcgccgctgctcctccaCCGACGATGcagatgggaggaggaggcttCCGGGGAggcggtgtcggcggcgacCCGTGCATCCCGCTCCGGCCGGTGCAGCCACggctgtcgccgccgcagccgccgccgtaccACCACTACCTCtacacgacgacggcgccgccgtccgccttgCACCCGATGAGCTACCCGGCGACGTACCCGGCCCCGCCGCGCCAccagcagccggcggcggtcggcgactaCGTCATCGGCCACGCCGTCTCCGCCGGCGACGCGCTggtggccccgccgccgccgccgcaccgcgccagCTTCTCCTGCTTCggggcgccgctcgccgcgccgccggcgaacgtGCAGCCCGACAACGGCAACTGCAACTGCAGCTTCGGGTGCGGCCACAGCAACAGGAACGTGAACGCCGCCTCCTGAGCTGACGCGTAGTATTTACTGCGTTTGATGTGATTGCAGTTAAGTTATTGTTCATGTAAATTACTAAGAGCCAAGAAATTAGAAGTGTTCGTGATCGATAGGCGATGTGTTAATTTGGGGGGcaagagagatcgagatcgatggGTAGTTGTTCATGATGTTCAGTTTTACCTTTAAAATCTACTGCTAAGTGAGGTACATGTCTGCACTTATTGGATTCATGTATGGTAATGTTGATTTTTTGGTGTGTGAGTTTTTGGGGGTGTTTTTAGTTCAGATATGGAATTAATTTAATCAACTGTGTAGTAGTGGAGAGATGCATTGATGTTTTTGAACGCATATGATTCTTTAAAATGTATAAGGCTGATGACCAGGTGTTTTTCTTATGATTttatgaacatatatattacTAGTAGTACAAACTGGAGTACTTACAAAAGTTAAATGGGTTAAATATGTACTGGTAGAGTATATTTTGAACCAATGTGAAAGTCTCATTAAAACTACTCTacggttgtgtttagatccaaactttggatccaaagtttgcaAAATTCCAttacatcaacctgtcatacacacacaacttttcaatcacatcatctctaatttcaactaaaatctaaactttggatgGAACTAAACGCAGCCGTTTAATTTGAGCTACATCTATCTACATGGTACTGTGGGTACTGAATTATTCTGCAGTTTTGTGCTCTCTTCACTCTCTGGCCTTCCCTATAGGTGCCGTACTAGTACAAATAAAATACGAGCAGTCAATACACGAACTCATCAGAacacacatcacatcacattgaACTTGATTTGACATAGGCGCCGCAAGTCAACCCAGGCTAACGATGGCATAATTATAGCTCATTCAAGTGTTTAAAAGGTGATCGATATGAACAAGTGCCTGCAGGTGAGTGCTGACTCTCGGGGAAGCTACTCCTAGCTATAGATCCTGATCAGGATTTTGAATGCAGTGCCACTAGCTTTGACCAATGTTCTTGATGGAACAGCAAACTTTTTTCTTGGTTGCTGCTGggcttagggcctgtttaattcacgaaaaaaaacttttagggtgtcacatcagatgtttgaccggatatcggaagtgattttcggacacgaataaa encodes the following:
- the LOC9269702 gene encoding zinc finger protein STAMENLESS 1 isoform X1, which gives rise to MRQEGSPLDLNNLPDEFGKQTVESSTTTAASSAEASRVTKKKSNGGKDEAGKVYECRFCSLKFCKSQALGGHMNRHRQERETETLNRARQLVFGNDSLAAVGAQLNFRDVNMGGGGAAAPPPTMQMGGGGFRGGGVGGDPCIPLRPVQPRLSPPQPPPYHHYLYTTTAPPSALHPMSYPATYPAPPRHQQPAAVGDYVIGHAVSAGDALVAPPPPPHRASFSCFGAPLAAPPANVQPDNGNCNCSFGCGHSNRNVNAAS
- the LOC9269702 gene encoding zinc finger protein STAMENLESS 1 — its product is MNSSRRQEGSPLDLNNLPDEFGKQTVESSTTTAASSAEASRVTKKKSNGGKDEAGKVYECRFCSLKFCKSQALGGHMNRHRQERETETLNRARQLVFGNDSLAAVGAQLNFRDVNMGGGGAAAPPPTMQMGGGGFRGGGVGGDPCIPLRPVQPRLSPPQPPPYHHYLYTTTAPPSALHPMSYPATYPAPPRHQQPAAVGDYVIGHAVSAGDALVAPPPPPHRASFSCFGAPLAAPPANVQPDNGNCNCSFGCGHSNRNVNAAS